The genomic segment CCGCGGCCTTTTGGAGCGCGGCCGTCCAGTAGAGTACGCGAGGTCTCCAGGAAGCGTTCAGTCCGGGCGACGCGAGCTGTTTCCAGTACCAGAGGGCTTCTTTGTGGTTTTTCGCGCTCCAGGACTCCCAGCCTCTTTTCCAGAGAATTTTCAGAGCGTTCGGAGAGTCCGGCCAGACGCTCACAAGATCGTTTTCGAGTTTTTTCGCCTCTTCCGCCTCGACCAGGCCCGCGAGAGCGAACATCGCCCGTGCCTGAACCTTGCCCTTTCGTTCTTTGATAATTTTACGAAGCGTCGCGATGGCATTCGCCTTTTCGGCCCTGCCGGCAAGCGTCGCGATGCGGCGAACGGAGGATTCCGCCCAGCCGTTGCCCCGCAGAGCCAGGTTTCCCCAGAGGTTCAGGGCCTCCGCGTACCGCTTCATCTGATAAAGGGCAAAGGCCCGATAATAGGTGGCTTTTCTCCAGCCGGGCGACTTTTGCGGAACTTCGCTCAAAAGGTTAAAAGCTGTCTTATAATCATTTTTCAGGTACGCATAGTGCCCCAGAGCCAGATTTTCCGCCGCGGACCAGGGTTTGGGGCGCGCCGCCAGCAAATCCCGGCCGGCTTTATTTGTGGGCTGAAGCTCCAAAAGTTTCAGCGCGTTGGCTCTCTGATCGCCAGGAAGCTCGATCATTCGAGTCAGGGTGAAAATTTTGCGTTCGTTGCTGTCCGCCGCCGTCAACATCCTGTTCAGCGCCTTCTTCGTGTCTTCGGGCCGTTCGTTTCCCAAAAGACGAACCTGAGCCCAGGCCGCATAGTAACGCAGTTCCGCCGGAGCGTTTTTCTCCAGGCGGTCGGCCACCTTCAGAGCTTCCGGAATTCTTTTCTGGTTTTCATATCCCAAAAGCAGCGTCATATTGGCATAGGGACTCACTTCAGCAGGAAACGAAGCCCCCTGACGCTCCAGAATTTCTACGGCTTCATTCCATCGATTTTGTATCCGCAGAGCGTTGGCCATAAGGGAATGATCTTTCGGCGTAAGCTTTTTCCCGGAACGATACACCTCGTCCATCGCCGCCCAGGATCGTTTCCGAAAAAGTTCGGACAGGGAAATTTCTCCGGCCCGGGCAGGACCGCCGTACAAAAGCGCCAGCAGCAGGAACAGGACTTCGACCATCAACTGCGCATATCGACGCAACACGCTTTTCTTCCTGTTTTCTTTCATTGTAAATCTTCTCCCCGGCAACGATGATGATTCTGCACACTGGAGCACAGAGACTTCATTTTACCT from the Synergistaceae bacterium genome contains:
- a CDS encoding transglycosylase SLT domain-containing protein codes for the protein MKENRKKSVLRRYAQLMVEVLFLLLALLYGGPARAGEISLSELFRKRSWAAMDEVYRSGKKLTPKDHSLMANALRIQNRWNEAVEILERQGASFPAEVSPYANMTLLLGYENQKRIPEALKVADRLEKNAPAELRYYAAWAQVRLLGNERPEDTKKALNRMLTAADSNERKIFTLTRMIELPGDQRANALKLLELQPTNKAGRDLLAARPKPWSAAENLALGHYAYLKNDYKTAFNLLSEVPQKSPGWRKATYYRAFALYQMKRYAEALNLWGNLALRGNGWAESSVRRIATLAGRAEKANAIATLRKIIKERKGKVQARAMFALAGLVEAEEAKKLENDLVSVWPDSPNALKILWKRGWESWSAKNHKEALWYWKQLASPGLNASWRPRVLYWTAALQKAAGRHNEAEKTLNTLIQDHPLSSYAFWARPGAITLLPGDPPALASKPGILEEWGFIYYAKLKMQRPGASAKELYRSIALSEWLGETDGSYTQARLLSRWFGTGTKLYRRGLECLYPRPFKKQVDEACETYGVEDNFVWSIMRQESAFRPEAVSWAGASGLMQLMPGTAKDEAKHIGLKQYNITDVKDNITMGTSHLARLRRSFDREDWIMAAYNAGSGNARKWLADGGQNLKPDQWIERVRFDETCDYVQKVSGNLAVYRMLYGERKTGVAKVKISPAEDETLPSENLEGESSD